From Marivirga harenae, one genomic window encodes:
- a CDS encoding glycosyltransferase family 4 protein, with amino-acid sequence MKIGIEAQRIFRDRKHGIDIVTIELIKALQLLDSDNEYFVFCNSKDEDVSSLFKNLPVNFHIIQKFSSSYAVWEQIHLPILAKKYKVDLLHCTANTAPLFLNIPLVLTLHDIIYLEKVQFIHGSLYQRIGNFYRRLLVPKIIRKCAKIGTVSNYEKKKISDYFQISEKDLDTYYNACSEYFREKRDKEKVAQFLKEYNFPDKYILLFGSRDPRKNTENSIVSYAKYAGNTPSEEVLPLVILDIEKEYFQKIVSRNQLGDIEHLITTKRYVSNYDLVNVYNGATVFLFLSTRESFGIPVLEAMACGTPVITSGLTSLPEVGGDAAVYVDPLNTVEIGKEIKRILSNETKRLSMTEKGLKRSNEFQWKYSAEKWLATYLSFSQNKILVK; translated from the coding sequence ATGAAGATTGGCATAGAAGCCCAAAGGATATTTCGTGATAGAAAACACGGGATTGATATTGTGACTATTGAACTTATCAAAGCTTTACAATTATTAGATTCTGATAATGAATACTTTGTGTTCTGTAATTCAAAGGACGAAGATGTTTCTAGCTTATTCAAGAACCTGCCTGTTAATTTTCATATTATTCAAAAGTTTTCTTCAAGTTATGCAGTTTGGGAACAAATACACCTCCCTATTTTAGCTAAAAAATATAAAGTAGATTTGTTGCATTGCACTGCCAATACTGCCCCTCTATTTTTAAATATTCCCCTAGTCCTCACCCTTCATGATATAATTTATCTTGAAAAGGTGCAGTTTATCCATGGTAGTCTGTACCAAAGAATAGGTAATTTTTACCGAAGATTACTCGTCCCCAAAATTATTAGGAAATGTGCAAAAATTGGAACGGTTTCAAATTATGAAAAGAAAAAAATATCAGATTACTTCCAAATATCTGAAAAGGACTTGGATACTTATTATAACGCATGTTCAGAGTATTTTAGAGAAAAGAGAGATAAAGAAAAAGTTGCTCAGTTTCTTAAGGAATATAATTTCCCTGATAAATACATCTTGCTATTTGGAAGTAGGGATCCTAGGAAGAACACAGAAAATTCTATAGTTTCTTACGCAAAATATGCCGGTAATACGCCCTCCGAAGAAGTACTCCCACTGGTAATTCTAGATATTGAGAAAGAATATTTCCAAAAAATTGTTAGTAGAAATCAGCTGGGTGATATAGAACATTTGATCACTACGAAAAGATATGTTTCTAATTATGATCTAGTAAATGTATATAATGGCGCAACCGTATTCTTGTTTCTGTCTACCCGTGAAAGCTTCGGAATTCCAGTTTTAGAAGCTATGGCTTGTGGAACGCCTGTAATTACTTCTGGATTAACTTCATTACCTGAAGTAGGCGGAGATGCTGCTGTTTATGTCGATCCATTGAATACAGTAGAGATAGGTAAAGAAATAAAAAGGATTTTGTCAAATGAAACAAAACGACTTTCTATGACTGAAAAGGGCCTTAAAAGGAGTAATGAATTTCAGTGGAAATACTCAGCTGAGAAATGGTTAGCTACTTATCTGTCTTTTTCTCAAAATAAAATACTTGTAAAATGA